In one Trichlorobacter lovleyi SZ genomic region, the following are encoded:
- a CDS encoding AAA family ATPase, with translation MDELTLLKAAYNATPDNRDLVRLYSTKLAEAGRWSEACAVLEPLCSNLEDSEHWLLLDLAIAWLESGRRDEAIPYLTTLASAKDLPDATLLKLYPALIRAYLEDDRAEEAEDALSEMLEKLPGYDPEPMLALFERHGIKPRIRLKQRNADRLEELSDFAPLLPGDRTITFSDVGGMDDLKKTARMKIIQPFKNPELFKKYRATAGGGILLYGPPGCGKTWFARAIAGECQAAFFCIGLHDILNMYVGNSERNVFRLFDTVRKHRPAIIFIDEVDALGRKRDLSRNAAITGTINAFLNQMDGADTDNCDLLIIGATNAPWDVDSAFKRPGRFDQLIFVPPPDQTGREAVLKLAFKGRPHSGLDFAWLAEQTTQFSGADLTALADTAAERVLYEVLETGVERDITMQDLKAVLASVKPTTREWAETAKNYAEFANEGGQYDEIKQWLSEGGAKKKTFGFL, from the coding sequence ATGGATGAACTGACCCTGCTGAAGGCTGCCTACAACGCCACACCGGACAACCGTGATCTTGTCCGCCTGTATTCGACCAAACTTGCCGAGGCCGGTCGCTGGAGCGAGGCCTGTGCCGTACTGGAACCGCTTTGCTCCAACCTGGAAGATTCGGAACATTGGCTGTTGTTGGATCTGGCCATTGCCTGGCTTGAATCAGGCAGAAGGGATGAGGCTATCCCGTATCTGACAACCCTGGCCTCGGCAAAGGATCTGCCTGATGCCACACTGCTTAAGCTTTACCCTGCCTTGATCCGTGCCTATCTTGAGGATGACCGGGCTGAAGAGGCCGAGGATGCGCTGTCTGAGATGTTGGAGAAACTGCCGGGCTATGATCCCGAGCCGATGCTGGCATTGTTTGAGCGTCACGGCATCAAGCCCCGCATTCGCCTGAAGCAGCGCAACGCTGACCGGCTGGAAGAACTGTCTGACTTTGCACCGCTGCTTCCGGGAGACAGAACCATCACCTTTAGCGATGTGGGCGGCATGGATGATCTGAAAAAAACCGCCCGAATGAAGATCATCCAGCCGTTTAAAAACCCGGAGCTGTTTAAAAAGTATCGCGCAACCGCCGGAGGTGGCATTCTGCTGTACGGCCCGCCCGGTTGCGGCAAGACCTGGTTTGCCCGGGCCATAGCCGGTGAGTGTCAGGCTGCCTTTTTCTGCATCGGTCTGCACGATATCCTCAACATGTATGTAGGCAACAGTGAGCGCAACGTGTTCCGGCTGTTTGACACCGTTCGCAAACACCGTCCGGCCATTATTTTTATTGATGAGGTTGATGCCCTGGGCCGCAAGCGTGATCTCTCCCGTAATGCCGCCATTACCGGCACCATCAACGCCTTTTTGAACCAGATGGACGGTGCAGACACCGACAACTGTGACCTGCTGATCATCGGCGCCACCAATGCCCCTTGGGATGTGGACAGTGCCTTCAAGCGACCCGGACGGTTTGATCAACTGATCTTTGTCCCGCCGCCTGATCAGACCGGGCGTGAGGCGGTATTGAAACTGGCCTTCAAAGGACGTCCCCATAGCGGACTTGACTTTGCCTGGCTGGCTGAACAGACGACACAGTTTTCAGGAGCTGATCTGACTGCCCTGGCTGATACCGCAGCAGAACGGGTACTGTATGAGGTGCTTGAAACAGGAGTTGAACGGGATATTACCATGCAGGATCTGAAGGCTGTCCTGGCTTCCGTCAAACCAACTACCCGCGAATGGGCTGAGACCGCCAAGAACTATGCGGAGTTTGCCAACGAAGGGGGCCAGTATGATGAGATCAAGCAGTGGCTTTCTGAAGGCGGGGCAAAGAAAAAGACGTTCGGGTTTTTGTAG
- a CDS encoding tetratricopeptide repeat protein, protein MEHEKITDGDDNLLHRLRLLYELERYEELLKLAQPHLADPATEPQIFSYAAEAAVQREEFAKAQSILRHGLAANPGSTTLRAVQISLLNHLELYREALAAAEAALELDPDCSTIWYLQSVTHYNRHDLNAAESSILKALSLDPLDIDYLAHHASILWIMDKNDQARQMVLEGLAQQPDHAELLYLHAQMEKSRSKAANILQRLLGSSPTSTEAQQQYRALTSRFQLTCLIAGVLTLGHALLRYLLTAGWFPHLPKLVAEDGVLFLAGLAGLGFAKDTMRNKRLLYFYVVCNLELVWIGDNLKGEHWVLGLGVGVAAALLIGLLFTWALFFYRAMFDWSVSRIALLWHAYQTAASNGFKAEWIREQLHNPNLLFMIGGGLIPALVTLLDPSGEFYANALLCWFGLLLVLLPLVRDVAFSTAFSAVVVCLLAYIPVIDLLRWLPALVPFSPLLAVLALAGGSLATAFGLRILAADTD, encoded by the coding sequence ATGGAACATGAAAAGATAACAGATGGAGACGACAACCTGCTGCACAGGCTGCGGCTGCTGTACGAACTGGAGCGTTATGAAGAGTTGCTGAAGCTGGCTCAACCCCATCTTGCAGACCCGGCAACAGAGCCGCAGATTTTCAGTTACGCGGCTGAAGCAGCCGTACAGCGGGAAGAATTTGCCAAGGCGCAGAGCATCCTGCGTCATGGTCTGGCAGCCAATCCTGGCAGCACCACACTGCGTGCTGTACAGATATCCCTCTTAAACCATCTGGAACTGTACCGTGAAGCCCTTGCTGCCGCAGAAGCAGCCCTTGAGCTTGATCCTGATTGCTCGACAATCTGGTATCTGCAATCAGTAACGCACTATAACCGCCACGACCTGAACGCTGCAGAGTCGTCAATTCTTAAGGCGCTCTCCCTTGATCCGCTGGATATCGACTATCTTGCGCACCATGCTAGTATTCTCTGGATTATGGATAAAAACGACCAGGCCCGGCAGATGGTTCTGGAGGGGCTGGCGCAGCAGCCTGATCATGCAGAATTGTTGTATCTGCACGCCCAGATGGAAAAAAGTCGTTCAAAGGCTGCCAACATTCTCCAACGGCTGCTTGGCAGTAGCCCCACCAGCACCGAGGCCCAACAGCAGTACCGTGCACTTACCAGCCGGTTTCAGCTGACCTGTCTGATTGCCGGGGTACTCACCCTGGGTCATGCCCTGCTGCGCTACCTGCTGACAGCCGGATGGTTCCCCCACCTGCCTAAACTGGTTGCCGAAGACGGTGTGCTGTTTCTTGCCGGACTTGCCGGCCTGGGATTTGCCAAAGACACCATGCGTAACAAACGGCTGCTGTACTTTTATGTAGTCTGCAATCTCGAGCTGGTCTGGATAGGCGATAATCTGAAAGGAGAGCATTGGGTACTGGGGCTTGGCGTGGGTGTTGCTGCCGCACTGCTGATCGGTCTGTTGTTTACCTGGGCGCTCTTTTTCTACCGAGCCATGTTTGACTGGAGTGTCAGTCGCATTGCCCTGCTATGGCATGCCTACCAGACAGCAGCCAGCAATGGCTTTAAGGCCGAATGGATCAGGGAACAACTGCATAACCCTAACCTGTTATTTATGATTGGCGGTGGTCTGATACCGGCGCTGGTGACGCTGCTTGACCCCTCCGGCGAGTTCTATGCAAATGCCTTGCTCTGCTGGTTCGGGTTGCTATTGGTGCTGCTGCCGCTTGTTCGGGACGTAGCGTTTAGTACCGCCTTTAGCGCAGTCGTTGTCTGCCTGCTGGCCTACATTCCCGTGATTGATCTGCTGCGCTGGCTGCCTGCACTAGTTCCCTTTAGTCCATTGCTTGCGGTACTGGCTCTGGCAGGTGGCAGTCTTGCAACCGCCTTTGGGTTGCGGATACTGGCGGCAGATACGGATTGA
- a CDS encoding tetratricopeptide repeat protein: MNATPHRIADNVPSEVEKARLLHDLGRYEEVLRLLMPLLDRLDGPETGYRFCVSALQQLKRHEESLHLVERGLLRHPHSVDLILCHASVLGFCGRYEKALEQAEAALALNPENPDAHHHRAFCLMKLKRYSEAKEAADAALALLPDDPGHLTLLAHIECLRDNTLRANELAEQVLRDNPGYVDALTVKAVTSRGIRAKLKLFRQALALDPTDTDRQELYNLFARQLPRDLAIWLLLILATGLAGFLRPHPAASWLFEAAYPLALASGLFMLRSTYYHLGGHLITTTMVFSLVSYWNGTFGPGTIPMGAVLGVVILVALVLFRAWLSDSAEDLQNKKQQAQIAIRQGRFTDLLIEWLPPRLVLPMLALAGLPTLFLFGMYYNPPPHLLFVMTSAPLLYRYSGIQSFERAAVASFLLAAWTFLPLIFFSIIGHQEPHRRPLLLFILYLFALYRAWRQYRRAKQDD, translated from the coding sequence ATGAATGCGACACCCCACAGAATTGCTGATAATGTGCCCTCTGAAGTAGAAAAAGCGAGGCTGCTGCATGATTTGGGGCGCTACGAAGAAGTTCTACGTCTGCTGATGCCGTTGCTTGACCGTCTGGATGGACCTGAAACCGGCTACCGGTTCTGCGTTAGCGCCCTGCAGCAACTGAAGCGCCATGAAGAATCGCTTCATCTGGTTGAACGCGGGTTGTTACGCCATCCGCACAGCGTAGACCTGATACTTTGCCATGCCTCGGTTCTCGGCTTTTGCGGCAGGTACGAAAAGGCGTTGGAACAAGCAGAGGCGGCACTGGCCCTAAACCCGGAAAATCCGGATGCCCACCATCACCGGGCCTTTTGCCTGATGAAGCTTAAGCGCTACAGCGAGGCAAAGGAGGCAGCAGACGCAGCCCTGGCCCTGCTGCCGGATGACCCCGGACACTTGACCCTGCTGGCCCATATTGAGTGCCTGCGTGACAACACATTGCGAGCCAATGAGCTGGCAGAGCAGGTCTTGCGCGATAACCCCGGATATGTCGATGCCCTGACGGTCAAGGCCGTTACGTCAAGAGGGATACGAGCCAAACTGAAGTTGTTCAGGCAGGCACTCGCCCTCGACCCCACAGACACTGACAGGCAAGAGCTGTACAATCTGTTTGCCCGGCAACTCCCCCGTGATCTGGCGATCTGGCTGTTGCTGATCCTGGCAACCGGTCTGGCCGGTTTTCTGCGTCCCCATCCGGCTGCAAGCTGGCTGTTTGAAGCAGCATATCCGCTGGCACTGGCATCCGGCCTATTCATGCTCCGTTCGACCTATTACCATCTGGGTGGCCACCTGATTACTACAACCATGGTGTTCAGTCTTGTGAGCTACTGGAACGGTACGTTCGGGCCAGGCACCATCCCGATGGGAGCAGTGCTTGGGGTGGTTATACTGGTTGCACTGGTTTTATTTCGTGCCTGGCTTAGTGATAGTGCTGAAGATCTGCAAAACAAAAAGCAGCAGGCACAAATTGCCATCCGTCAGGGACGTTTTACTGATCTGCTGATTGAATGGCTGCCGCCTCGCCTGGTTCTGCCGATGCTGGCTCTGGCCGGGTTGCCCACCCTGTTTTTGTTTGGCATGTATTACAATCCGCCACCACATCTGCTGTTTGTCATGACCAGCGCACCACTGCTCTACCGCTATAGTGGCATACAATCATTTGAAAGGGCTGCGGTTGCAAGCTTCTTGCTTGCTGCCTGGACATTTCTGCCGCTGATCTTCTTTTCAATAATCGGGCATCAGGAACCCCACAGGCGCCCACTACTGCTGTTTATCCTGTACCTGTTTGCCCTCTATCGGGCCTGGCGGCAATATAGACGGGCGAAGCAGGATGATTGA
- a CDS encoding DUF3267 domain-containing protein, with amino-acid sequence MGTLVSLSFNIMTIPGVPVHEYAHALACRLSGVRVHKVCYLRLGNPRGYVLHEQPDTAWQHIIVSVAPFVVCSLAAILLGIGVGLLLQAELMTKQHEEIAGPFLCWLAWAVGACAFPSGGDADSLWQATKSREISLFGKLLVVPVVGLIRLGQVGSFFWLDLAWGIMVGVTIPAALIKNISPAL; translated from the coding sequence ATGGGTACACTAGTCTCTCTCTCTTTCAACATAATGACCATTCCTGGCGTGCCGGTGCATGAATACGCACACGCACTGGCCTGCCGTCTGTCCGGTGTCCGGGTGCATAAGGTCTGTTATCTGCGGCTTGGTAATCCACGCGGGTATGTGCTGCATGAACAGCCGGATACAGCCTGGCAGCATATTATCGTCAGTGTTGCGCCGTTTGTGGTCTGCTCTCTGGCTGCTATATTGCTTGGCATCGGCGTCGGGCTGTTACTACAGGCCGAATTAATGACCAAACAGCATGAAGAGATTGCCGGGCCTTTCCTGTGCTGGCTGGCATGGGCGGTGGGGGCCTGCGCCTTTCCCAGTGGTGGTGATGCCGACTCCCTGTGGCAGGCCACCAAAAGCCGTGAGATCAGCTTATTCGGCAAGCTGCTGGTTGTACCGGTGGTGGGGTTGATCCGCCTTGGGCAGGTTGGCTCCTTTTTCTGGTTGGATCTGGCCTGGGGGATTATGGTTGGAGTTACAATTCCTGCTGCACTCATAAAAAACATCAGCCCGGCATTGTAG
- a CDS encoding putative peptidoglycan glycosyltransferase FtsW/RodA produces the protein MNYLKTQAGWYVGLSVLMLLTGFVFVCRAFAYASDLPENAPPLVYAVALIAVALVGGAIKYSRLQAQPNIRWILVSAAFTLAMLPSLFPSIELYAVATGSDLFACLLFLSGCILCSNAGQCGWTAKVMLVLGGLLIVGLVVSHGNLGLALVGILLASVLLCLYRRPLAGLFLLIGTVVFLGTAIVARPYRLHHVQRILTHSEPGSPHVLALQSMQTGGMIGSTPSMPTQESAAQVCIDTAPAFEQLLCQGNNGEYTFAVIGSWYGLVGMALVILSFALLAFMVVRTVRKAGLEAMTYLLVIWGGAVIGLAMLHVLYNVGLFFWPIPLPFFSSSGPIILTVCIAAGIMGYVEQRHAVIN, from the coding sequence ATGAACTATCTTAAAACTCAGGCGGGCTGGTATGTTGGATTAAGTGTACTGATGCTATTGACCGGGTTTGTGTTTGTCTGCAGGGCGTTTGCCTATGCATCAGACCTGCCGGAGAATGCACCGCCACTGGTGTACGCTGTTGCCCTGATTGCAGTCGCACTTGTCGGGGGTGCGATAAAGTATAGTCGCTTGCAAGCCCAGCCAAATATACGTTGGATTCTCGTTTCTGCCGCATTTACTTTAGCCATGTTGCCAAGCCTGTTTCCGAGCATAGAGCTCTATGCCGTGGCCACAGGCAGTGATTTGTTTGCCTGCCTTCTGTTTTTAAGCGGCTGTATACTCTGCAGCAATGCCGGCCAATGCGGCTGGACTGCCAAGGTTATGCTGGTACTAGGTGGGCTTTTGATAGTTGGGCTGGTTGTCAGCCATGGCAATCTGGGGCTTGCCCTTGTCGGCATCTTGTTGGCTAGCGTATTGTTGTGCCTGTACCGTCGCCCCTTGGCCGGGCTGTTTCTGCTGATTGGTACGGTTGTCTTTCTGGGAACAGCAATTGTTGCCCGACCATATCGACTGCATCATGTGCAGCGGATACTGACCCATAGTGAACCGGGCTCTCCTCACGTCCTGGCACTGCAGTCCATGCAGACCGGCGGTATGATTGGTAGCACCCCATCCATGCCCACTCAGGAAAGCGCGGCACAGGTCTGCATAGATACGGCCCCGGCTTTTGAACAACTGCTCTGTCAGGGAAATAATGGTGAGTACACTTTTGCGGTGATCGGTTCCTGGTACGGGTTGGTTGGCATGGCCCTGGTCATACTAAGCTTTGCGCTATTGGCATTCATGGTGGTTCGCACTGTACGCAAGGCAGGCCTGGAGGCCATGACCTACCTGTTGGTTATCTGGGGAGGGGCGGTAATTGGGCTTGCCATGTTACATGTGCTCTATAATGTTGGCTTGTTTTTCTGGCCGATACCGCTACCATTTTTCAGTAGCTCGGGTCCAATTATACTGACGGTCTGTATTGCTGCAGGTATTATGGGGTACGTTGAGCAACGGCATGCAGTGATAAACTGA
- a CDS encoding PcfJ domain-containing protein: MLSHDEIQALLGSDVPITAASHMEAPQTAPASTITLSSGTGYRQAFALPTTKLREDGICFDTRVSGRMLWLELESGAVWGIFFRSNGSFLSYCDLGRICQRLDEARFEQARKVLSHLAVMFGWISAGDAGDFKQICSEIAEDIVKETIHADRGWNHQYLLTDASVRSLSQPYISQFQEGLVSFAASLDQERLQLVHLDPTAGLFFFQHYNYLLHPLEKVCRNRRQALQAYPLLISTFCAEEPEHMARRLQHGVDLGNPLPTAVADYFRCSKTVAKFLTEKDLDLIGNQWLCHLNKLPKILDLIRPDFWPRTAEDWECFNEWVLPIYDSLDEKWNRKRSPILQSGLNDLVKEGYQRIPARLEKYNITMTDISNLHDFEKAYHEWAVQVDMPASDATAALQQVSILRITALSRHWHQWQIQVLDESLAEGSLDDREHWPSFIDSPWPYNDLMVVPLTTPWHLKDEGSKMQHCVGGYTSSCLFYGSHIFSIRDRASGQSLSTFEIRLSDDVADPDPFYLMQHQGPHNNDPSEKCTAVLEAFLRHLTVSVSSERLREIRWQQYNRRENSDEYHRMIESPAWSRRMIDGFRELLQECPVLLGT; the protein is encoded by the coding sequence ATGCTCTCCCATGATGAAATACAAGCCCTGCTGGGCAGTGACGTTCCGATAACAGCTGCCAGCCACATGGAGGCACCGCAAACAGCACCTGCAAGTACCATTACCTTGTCTAGCGGTACCGGTTATCGCCAAGCTTTTGCCCTGCCCACCACCAAGCTGCGTGAAGACGGCATCTGTTTTGATACCCGTGTCTCTGGCCGGATGCTCTGGCTGGAGCTTGAGTCCGGTGCTGTCTGGGGAATCTTCTTCCGCAGTAACGGCTCTTTTCTCAGTTACTGTGATCTGGGGCGGATCTGTCAACGGCTTGATGAAGCCAGGTTTGAGCAAGCAAGGAAGGTGTTGTCACACCTGGCCGTGATGTTCGGCTGGATCAGTGCCGGTGATGCCGGTGACTTTAAACAAATCTGCAGTGAGATTGCTGAAGACATAGTAAAAGAGACCATCCATGCAGATAGAGGCTGGAACCATCAGTACCTGTTGACCGACGCATCGGTGCGTAGTTTGTCGCAACCGTACATCTCTCAATTTCAGGAGGGACTGGTTTCCTTTGCTGCTTCACTGGATCAGGAACGGTTGCAGCTGGTGCATCTTGATCCAACAGCTGGACTGTTTTTCTTCCAACACTACAACTATCTGCTGCATCCCCTTGAGAAGGTCTGCCGTAATCGCAGACAGGCCTTGCAGGCCTACCCACTGTTAATCAGTACCTTTTGCGCTGAAGAACCGGAGCATATGGCCCGGCGGCTGCAACATGGGGTTGACCTGGGTAATCCTCTTCCCACCGCAGTTGCCGACTACTTCCGCTGCTCAAAGACCGTAGCTAAATTCCTGACTGAGAAAGACCTTGATCTGATCGGTAATCAGTGGCTGTGTCACCTTAACAAGCTGCCCAAAATTCTTGATCTGATCAGGCCGGACTTCTGGCCCAGAACCGCTGAAGACTGGGAGTGTTTTAACGAATGGGTGCTGCCGATCTACGATAGCCTTGATGAGAAATGGAACCGCAAACGCTCACCAATACTGCAGAGCGGTCTCAACGATCTGGTAAAGGAAGGTTACCAACGCATACCAGCGAGGCTGGAAAAGTACAACATCACTATGACTGACATCAGCAACCTGCATGATTTTGAAAAAGCCTATCACGAATGGGCTGTACAGGTTGATATGCCGGCAAGCGATGCCACAGCTGCCCTGCAGCAGGTATCCATCCTGCGGATCACCGCCTTGTCTCGCCATTGGCATCAATGGCAGATACAGGTGTTGGATGAATCACTGGCAGAGGGCAGCCTCGATGATAGGGAACACTGGCCCTCTTTTATCGATAGTCCCTGGCCCTATAACGACCTGATGGTCGTACCGCTCACCACCCCCTGGCATTTGAAGGATGAAGGCAGCAAGATGCAGCATTGCGTGGGTGGCTACACCAGCAGTTGCCTGTTCTACGGTTCCCATATTTTTTCCATCCGGGACAGGGCAAGCGGCCAATCATTATCAACCTTTGAAATCAGGCTTTCTGATGATGTTGCTGATCCTGATCCGTTTTATCTCATGCAGCACCAAGGGCCACATAATAACGACCCTTCTGAGAAATGCACTGCCGTGCTGGAAGCATTTCTGCGGCATCTAACAGTTAGCGTAAGCAGTGAACGACTGCGTGAAATTCGCTGGCAGCAGTATAATAGGCGTGAAAATTCAGATGAGTACCACCGGATGATCGAATCACCAGCCTGGTCACGCCGGATGATTGATGGTTTCAGAGAACTGCTGCAGGAATGCCCGGTGCTGCTGGGTACATGA
- a CDS encoding C10 family peptidase has translation MSTKTIYGISLVLILGILVCPLNVIAAPVAEVVVRRVAQNFLRHQVERFGLWANDPKPVVTKIQLVEHEGEPIAYNVSVKPSGYLLIPYHDEFTPVVLFSYRSSFEPSRVTQPDSVESWILPEMFSTHKSIQKLKEQVGANKSIASEKTPVGVSWQFYAAEPATPEATTSKAASSIVYATAQVAPLLTTTWGQSPYYNYLTPAGTGDVGTCAHTLTGCVATAWSQILRYWRWPDKGVGSNSYAWNGTTLSADFSQSVYDWNNMPSALSSFSTSTQINAVAKLMSDVGIAVYMDYGCSDSGAGVTPYTLPTYFNYKPTQAKHIRNDYTSSTWFDLFKNEFDAVPGRPVMFSSVNSTIGAHAFVADGYQTDGITSKVHLNLGWDGWYDAYYDVYNGFTTGSYFWSGSNQSIITGIVPNDPKDFSLSVSKTGAGTGTVTASDGGLFAWNGTTGTNGYATGDVVTLTATADNGSTFTGWSGGGCTGTGPCTVTMLSDTSITATFTSVVALSEAFESSSVPTGWTRISDPAGTWWFGTSLGTNYTGGTGGFARGSNYGDQPDAFIDIELRTPALDLRNYGSVNLAFKSVLNASTADVDISENGPAGPWVNILKKTQGSFTESISLNMTSVAAGKSNVMVRFHYYGTMGSWRIDDVLINGLPLPPVLSVSVAGTGGGTVTSDPLGTKPVGITCTSGTCTTTFPYGQNVTLLQMSDSLSTFGGWGGACLGLDACTVAMDSAKGVTATFTLAPKAKIGSNGYGSLADAYAAASTTDTTLVYLLEDTLSLSTVINKKLNLQGGYKADFSRTTSGVTTLQGVLTIGTGSVTADRIVVK, from the coding sequence ATGTCCACAAAGACAATTTATGGCATATCATTAGTACTGATTTTGGGGATACTCGTCTGCCCGCTCAACGTTATTGCTGCACCTGTTGCAGAAGTGGTGGTGAGGCGAGTGGCACAAAACTTTCTTCGTCATCAAGTTGAGAGATTTGGGCTGTGGGCCAATGATCCAAAACCGGTCGTCACAAAGATTCAGCTTGTAGAGCATGAAGGTGAACCGATAGCCTATAATGTCTCGGTCAAACCAAGTGGTTACCTCCTTATTCCGTATCATGATGAATTTACGCCGGTAGTGCTTTTCTCTTACAGGTCCAGCTTTGAACCATCACGGGTAACGCAGCCTGATTCTGTAGAATCATGGATCCTTCCTGAGATGTTTTCCACCCATAAAAGCATTCAAAAACTAAAGGAACAGGTAGGCGCAAACAAAAGTATTGCTTCTGAAAAAACTCCGGTTGGCGTGTCATGGCAATTCTACGCTGCTGAGCCTGCAACCCCTGAAGCTACAACCTCCAAGGCAGCATCCAGTATAGTATATGCGACTGCCCAAGTAGCCCCTTTACTCACAACCACATGGGGGCAGTCTCCCTATTATAATTATCTGACCCCAGCAGGTACTGGTGACGTTGGAACCTGCGCCCATACCTTGACTGGCTGTGTGGCTACTGCCTGGTCCCAGATACTCCGCTATTGGCGCTGGCCAGACAAAGGAGTTGGCAGTAACTCATATGCGTGGAATGGCACTACATTATCGGCTGATTTTTCTCAAAGTGTGTATGACTGGAACAATATGCCATCGGCCCTCTCTTCTTTCAGTACAAGCACACAAATCAATGCAGTGGCCAAACTTATGTCAGATGTTGGGATAGCGGTTTATATGGACTATGGCTGTTCTGATTCTGGTGCTGGCGTTACTCCTTATACTCTTCCAACGTATTTTAATTATAAACCCACTCAAGCCAAGCACATTAGGAACGATTATACGTCCTCCACCTGGTTTGATCTGTTTAAGAATGAATTTGATGCAGTACCAGGAAGACCGGTGATGTTTAGTTCAGTTAACTCGACCATCGGTGCTCATGCCTTTGTTGCTGATGGGTATCAAACCGACGGCATTACCAGTAAGGTGCATCTGAATCTTGGATGGGACGGGTGGTATGATGCCTATTATGACGTATATAACGGCTTTACTACTGGCAGCTATTTCTGGAGCGGGAGCAACCAGTCTATCATCACCGGTATTGTGCCAAACGATCCTAAGGATTTTAGCCTGTCGGTTTCTAAAACTGGAGCAGGAACAGGCACTGTAACCGCCTCAGATGGCGGTCTTTTTGCCTGGAATGGCACCACAGGCACAAATGGTTACGCAACAGGAGACGTAGTAACGTTGACTGCCACAGCTGATAATGGCTCTACCTTTACCGGTTGGTCAGGAGGCGGGTGTACTGGAACTGGTCCCTGTACCGTTACTATGCTGTCAGACACTTCGATAACGGCAACATTTACCTCTGTTGTCGCATTAAGCGAGGCATTTGAATCAAGCAGTGTACCAACAGGTTGGACAAGGATTTCTGACCCTGCTGGTACGTGGTGGTTTGGTACTTCTTTGGGAACCAACTACACAGGTGGTACTGGCGGATTTGCACGGGGTAGTAACTATGGAGACCAACCAGATGCCTTTATTGATATTGAACTCAGAACACCTGCTCTTGATCTTCGTAACTATGGTTCTGTTAACTTGGCGTTTAAGTCCGTGTTAAATGCATCAACCGCGGATGTTGATATCAGCGAGAATGGCCCTGCAGGTCCATGGGTAAATATTTTGAAGAAAACGCAAGGGAGCTTCACTGAGAGCATAAGCTTGAATATGACGTCAGTTGCGGCAGGTAAAAGCAATGTGATGGTACGCTTTCACTATTATGGAACCATGGGCAGCTGGAGGATTGATGATGTGTTGATCAACGGTTTGCCTTTACCACCCGTACTTTCGGTATCCGTAGCTGGGACCGGCGGGGGAACCGTCACCAGCGACCCGCTGGGTACAAAACCAGTGGGTATTACCTGTACCAGTGGAACCTGTACCACCACCTTCCCCTATGGACAAAACGTCACCCTTTTGCAGATGTCCGACTCCCTGTCCACCTTTGGCGGGTGGGGTGGGGCCTGTTTAGGGTTGGATGCGTGTACTGTGGCTATGGATAGCGCAAAAGGAGTTACTGCCACCTTTACTCTGGCACCCAAGGCCAAGATAGGCAGTAATGGTTATGGTAGCCTTGCAGATGCCTATGCAGCAGCATCAACAACAGATACAACATTGGTTTACCTGCTGGAAGATACGTTATCGCTAAGTACAGTAATTAATAAGAAGCTGAACCTGCAGGGAGGGTATAAAGCTGACTTCAGCAGGACAACCAGCGGTGTGACTACGCTGCAGGGTGTATTAACCATTGGGACGGGCAGCGTAACCGCTGACCGGATTGTGGTGAAGTAA